In Gavia stellata isolate bGavSte3 chromosome 38, bGavSte3.hap2, whole genome shotgun sequence, the DNA window AAATCCTCCGTGGCCTCATTTCCAGGAGGAAAGAATGGATTTAAATTAGTCGGGGCGTATGTTGGCTTTCCAGGTGGGAAAACAGTTTGTTCATGGATGGCTTGCATATGGGGAGTGAGGAAGGATGGGTGTGGAATAGGTCTTTGCTTGTGCCAAGGTGCTCCTTGAGTAGCTGAGGAGTAAATCTCCCTGTTCCTGGAAGTATTTCTGGATAAGGTGGAACTTGCTGTGAGGTCGAGAAGCTCTTGGTTCGCTTCGGCCGCTCCTAAAGCTCATTTTGAAGCAGATGTTtgggagaggggacaaagtgATAACCGTCGGCCTCAGCTGGTGAAGGAACCTTTGCTCAatgaggcttttatttttattcttttaaaacattttggtaattctgaaagaaatggaTGTTTCGAGGGGCTCCCTGGCATGGGGGTTTTCCCGTCTCTAAAGGTCTCCGATTCCTCCGCCACTGGAACTGAAACCTTGAAGCTGTCaccagctcttgctggtccatgTCCTGTCCCACCATGCAGTGAAATACATCCAGTGTTGAGTGAAAGGTCTGGtggttgaaaaaaaataaacctaaaaatctgttttgaagggttttgtttgcttaacCTCCACCGCCGTTTCTCAGTGGTGTCTCGCCGATGCGTCTCTTGCAGGTACGACTCGTACGAATCCTACGACTCGAGGTCTTCGATGAACGACCGCGACATGTACCGATCCGGCTACGATTACAACGAGTCCGAACATGACAACGATAACGCCTACGAAGGTCACTACGACAACTTTTACGGGAACCGTCGGGATCAATACCAGAACAGAGCACGGGATAACTTCGGTCAACGGGGGCAGAATTGGGGTAGAGATGGACGCAATAACAGACCCATGGCGTCTTCCTATCCCGGGCGCATGGGCGGACAGTGGAACGAGCCTCCGCAATCAATGGGATCGCGAGGTCTCGGTCCCCATGGCTCCTCCAggcttccttccctcttctcccacaACATTATCCCAGAACTCAGCATGTTCCAGGGAATGCGAGGTTTCTCGGGAAATATGCGTTACGGAGGAGGAATGATGAAACAACGAATGAGGAGAAACTGGAAAATGTGGGACTCGGATTTTAAAGTAAGTACTTGTGCCATATCCTCCCACCTGCTTGGCTCGGATAGAGACTTATTTCCCAACAGGCTCACGTGTCCTGCCGGGAAGGGCTCCGAAATACGCTCTGGGAAGCGGTAACATGTAATTCTGCGTATTACTGGCTTTGTAGCATGTTTTTTCCTAAGCAGACAGAGGAGGCTGAGCTCAGTTGCAGAGCAGTATTGATACAGGAGATGTTTTAATCCtaaaaactttgttttctgaaggtAGGAGAATATTGCAGCCCATCACGGCTTAATCCCCTGTATTACGGGATAGAGGTGTGGTGGATTATGTCCCTCCTGATCAACTCTGCCTGTCAGAAATTTAATGCAGGAAGCTTAACTTGATAAAAACGAGTAAAATAAGAGATTGCTGGCTGTGGAAGGCACCTGCTCGTATTGCTGGGATTAACCTTTCTCTTCTCTCGCAgcctcagaaaaagaaaatcaaaaaaGATCCCACCGCGAAGAAGCggaagcaaacaaacagctcCGATGAACCCGACAGCAAGGCGGCGAAGACAGACGGCTCCGATAACTCCGACTCCGACAACGGTAAGAGCGGAGCGGTTTTGTGGCATGCTCGGGAACGGTGTAAAGCCGCCGCTCTCTTTATTTTCGGCAGAGCTGTCGTGCTTTGCCGTGTGTTTAGTGTGGTGGCAAATCTGTTGGTGTCCATCTGGATGACTTCTCTTTATTCTGACTGCGGTGTTTCTTCCAGAGGAGGGAACGGAAGGAGAATCgggagaaaaagaggagaaagagggctCCAGAGGCGTAAGTAACTTTGAAAACTACTTTATCGTGATGAAAAGCTGTAGTTCTGGTTGGAGGTGGTGAGGGCAGATTCCTGGACTCCCGCCTTATTCCCAAAGCGAGTCAGGGACAGAGGCTTGGAGAAGTTTGGGACGAGAGGATGGAAGTAAAATGCTCCGTTGAGGGAAGTGTGGACATTACGGGGGCTTCCCAGCTCCACCCACCGGCCGGAGTATCACTGTGAGACGCTTTACGGTGTCAAAACGCGGTAAAATACCCGTGCGCAAAGAGCTCGAAGTAAGGAAAACCCCAAATTCAATTGCCTGCGACATGGAGAATCCTGAAGTGTGGGATTACATTGCCTCGCTCTAGACAGGGACTGAAGGCACCCCTCCGCCGGCACCCTTCAGCTCGGTGGGGGGAGATCTCTCGGCTACAAGACCTGCGGGTGTTGTAGAAGCATCTCCTGCCAAGCGAGCGGCTGCCGCACCGGAATTCCCTGCGCTAGGGCAGCGTGGAGCGGCCAGATCCGGTGGATATGTCGCTTCTCCATGCGGTGCTTTGAGTGCCTGGGGAGGGTTTGGGAGGCAGCGGGCTGGTGAAGGTTTCAAACCAGCCTCCGGACGTTCGCTTTCTCTAGGTGGTTTTAACTTCCTGACGTTGCATTTTTAGGAGGGGGAAGACGAAGAAGGAAAAGATTCGGAGAAAGGTGAGTTGATGTGTGCGACGGCTCGTTTGCGCTCCACGTGGAGCATAACCCCCCTCCAGTCGAGGGCTCCGACGTGGCCAGAAGAGATATTTCCAGAGAAATCCGATGGGTTTATCCAGGCTCCTTGGGTTCTTAGAGTCCGTTTGCTCCGTTTGCCTTGTGGCTTCGCTGTCCCTTCTGGTCCGTTGCGTCTTGGTGACCTGAGCTAAACCTCTGCACCTTCTCGATGAAGGGCGATTCGGCTTCTGCTCCTGTCCCCGAGTCCCCTGGGGACGCTGCTCTGGTGCCGTGATAGATATCGGAGGTGGGGTTCCTACGAGCGAGAGCGGGTGAGGCTCTGGTGGGATTGCAGCGCCCTAGCTGGCGGAGAGAAACGGGGGGGCCCTTTCCAGGGCCACGATTGACTCGTTCTTCAGGATGAGACCCGTCAGATCTCCGATGACGGGGGGACAGGGGACTAGCTCAGCTGTAATGTCCGCATTTAGTCAGATGAATCCCATCCTTTGTGTCTGCTCAGGGATAAGGAAATGCTGTAAAAGCCCTGCTAGGGAGGAGCTGGATCCCTTGGTCAAGGTAGGTTGGTGAAGCTGCTAGCCTGGGGCTTAGGGAACCAGATTTAATTTCCCGCTGTGCCGTAGACTTGACTTTGGGTAAGTCGTTCAGGCTGTGAAACGGGATGGAGCTTCCCGGTTTGGAGAGACGGGACCGGTCGGAGAAGCACCACCATACCCGAAGGGAGCTTAGAGAAGCAGGAGGGCTGGAAAGAAACCTCTTGGCAAGATGCGTGTGTGGGGGGGTCCTTGCTGCCCGTCCCACTGCTGGGCAGTGGAAATTTGATCCAGGGATGCGTCCGCACGTATGCCGGGGCGGGCGGACAGAGAAGCGGCTTTCCTCTCCCAAAAATAAGTGGTGTAAATTGATCCCCTTTACCCAAGCTTTATCGCATTGCTAGGGTTCGCTTCGAGGCTGAACAAATCAGAGTGGGTggtacttaaaataatcaaaccTGTAACTAATTAATACTTAAAACCTCGTAAAACCAGTAGTAgcaaacagtaattaaaataaagggCTGGGAAACCGCGTTAGAGTCTTTCTGCCGTGGTTGTCCCCTCTGCCCCGCACCCACTAAACCTGTCCCAGCGCAAgtttgggttgtttggtttgggtttttttggaaaaactTAATTTGAGGTGGATGGCACTGTCGTATAAACCAGAGGTTTATCTGTAGTTGGCCGGTGGGAGCAGCTTCTCGACTCTACGGTATCTATACGTTGTGTGGGCTGGTCGGGCTGACGACTAAACTTGTCCAGGGAAATTCTCTTTAATCAGGTGGTGTCCTCAAGTAGTGCCCTGAAATACAACCTGCTTTAAACACTTAGGTGCTTTAACAATTCAAGAAGAGATCAGTCAAATCAAACGCAAATTGCAGGCGGGCAAGAAAACTCAAGAGAGGCAAAAGAAGAGGCATCGGGATCGCATGGTAGAAAGGTAACGtctcctattttattttattagtgaTGTTGCTTCCTTCTCCAGGACTGTAGTACTCGCAGCTGGGGTCCGTCCTTTTGTTCCCAGTCGTCCCAGTGTTTTTGTCTGTTCCTTGTAGAAGCTGCTTTGCTCTCCTGCCAGTCGTCTTGCCATCCATGcttaaaagataaataaaagcGGGCAAACCTCTGGGAAACATCCCGTAAATGCTTAAAGGGTTGGAGACTTCCATGAGTTTATCTGCTACCCCTTGTGTAGCCCAAGGGAGTAGATCCGGTGCCATGTAGAGCTGGAACGGATTGGTTTGACTATCGCTTCCCTTCGCCTCTAACTCTCTCAACAGGATCCAGTTTGTTTGTTCGTTATGCAAATATCGGACCTTCTACGATGACGAGATGAACAGTCACCTCGAGAGTAAATTCCATAAGGAACACTTCAAGTTTGTTGGAACCAAGTTGCCTCAACAAACAGCTGACTTTCTCCAGGTGAGCCTCTGGTTACGTTTCTGTCCCCTAGGTTTCAGAATTTTGggttgttttattattattatacttCTTATTATTTTAGAGATGGTGTAAAGCTCCTAAACTGCCCCTCTAAGTAACTGTGTTGGAAACTGTTAGAGAAAACGGAGTAAAGTTGGGCTAAAGCATCAGAGATGCTACTCCAGCTCTGCCTCGGCTGCCCTCTTCTTTTGAACAGGTCGCTTCAGCTCTGGCTGGACTGGTAGGACATAAAATACTTGCCCACCACAGATTTTGGTGGCCGGAGTGGGTGATTTAAGTGCTGAAAGGCAGTGCTACCCGCAGGACAATGCGTGGTGGGATGTGTAGGACCTTTAGGATGAGCACGCTAGAGAGATGCACCTAAAAGTGGCAGGGGGCgaaaaaaagattaatgtgAAATATCTTGCCGCGCAGGAATACGTTGCTAATAAAACTAGGAAAACTGAAGAGCGTCGTAAAGCGATTGAAGACATTAACGCAGTTATTCAGCAGATCTATAGGGACCAAGATCTTACGCAAGGTAAGATTTACTACCCGTGCGCGTGCAAGAGTTCCTTGGTCCGTGTATCGGCTGTCTCGTCAACTCTATAAATagtaaaatagtaaaaaatagtaaaaaggggaggggggaaccTGCTGGTGTTGCTGAAGAGTAAAACCTACTGTACGTTCAAGTGCACCGTCAGCCCCTTCAGGTTATTACCCGGCGTTGTGGACGCCAGACAAATGATTAGCTGACTGAAGAGAGATTTTTGCAAAGCCGCAGTGCTGACGCAGCTGCGGCTCGCGTCGCTCGGCGTTGCGGCGTGCGGCCGGGCTTAGATCTGGGCTGCCGGCGTTCGGTGAGCCTGGCTCTATATAACACACGGTCCGCTTGGCTCCTCTACTACTCCCCGGGCAGACTCTTGATGCTGGTGGAAGGGTTAAAAGTGAGTTTATGGGGGTTTTGATGCCGGTGGAAGGGTTAAAAGTGAGTTTATGGGGGTTAAAAATGAGTTTATAGGGGTTTTGATGCCAGTGGAAGggttaaaaatgaatttatggGGGTTAAAAATGAGTTTATAATGCAGACCGGAGTAAAATCCGGAAGAGAGCACAGATCCCCAGATTATTTTCCGGTTAATACTGTTCTTATCTTCCTTTTCAGATGTCGGCATggagcattttattaaaaaggtgGAGGCGGCTCACTGCGCTGCCTGTGACCTCTTCATCCCAATGCAGTACGGCATCATCCAGAAACACTTGAAGTCGCTCGACCACAACCACAACCGCCGGGTGAGTTGGCAGCCGGGCGCCTTGGGGGGGGTCTCGTGGGCTTCAGCTGCAGTAACAGGAGCACGAATTCGGATGATTTGAGTTCGTGTGGTTCTGGAAACCAGGGAGAACTCTTCTTTGTCGTCTTCAGTGCTTCTCTCCACAGTCTGAAGTCAAAATTGATTGTTCTTATGTCCCCAGAAACTTCTCTCCACAGTCTGCAGGGAATTTTGATGTTCTTGTGTCCCCAGAAACTTCCCCTTTGCAAAAGCTGGCAAGCAAGATGTTAGCGGGATTAAAGcaccttcagcaaagccttgtgcaaatctgaaaatgagatttcatGTCTCTTGCCCTGtttcttgcaaaataaacaGCTTTGTCACTTCCCCACTTCCACGCACGCGTAGGATGATGTTGTTAGAAGCTTTACTATACCCGCGAGCAGTGATCCGAGGTGAGGGCTGTCAGACGACAGCTCTTTCTAGGCATGAAACACATCTATCAGCACGCGACTGTAAACCTTAACGCGTTACTGTGGCGACGTTGAGCAGGCTGCGTTACCATCTGCAGCGTTCGGCTGTTCAGCCTTTGCTCCCCACGCTTCAGCGGAATCAGAATGCGCCGACTTTCAATTTGAGTCCCCGGAGATTGAAAGATGAAACGATCCCACTGGTGGAAGTGGGTGAAAAGACCCACGTGGCTTTTCCTTGTCTGCCTGATACTCACCTTTCCGAAGCAGGGAAAGCAGGAACGTGCGGAAAATTGACAATTTCTTAAATATTGCCGTGTTGTTGCCTACCCAAATACCGAAGTGATGCCAAATACCttttgctgctgagctgtgatTAATTACTGGCCTTGCAAGTTAATTCGGGACAAAATCtaagtgcttttcttttcttgtttttttttcctcctgtacaGGCCATGATGGAGCAGTCCAAGAAATCATCGCTAGTAGTTGCGAGGAGTATTCTCAACAACAAACTCATCAGTAAGAAACTGGAGCGGTACCTGAAGGTAGGTATTTGCGGAGCGGCTTGGCGCGGAGTCAAGCTGGTAGCAGTGCTTCCATACTGTAGGAATTTTGCAGTGGCTGCCGTTGACTTGCTGAGCGTGCTTATTAGCTGAGCTTTGAGGTgatttttggggtgttttgagAACATACCGGATTCCTGGTTGCTGATTATCGAGGCTTTACAGTGCAGATGACTTCATCAGTCATCTCCTGCCCCACGTATTACACCAAACCCTGAGCGAACAGGATGAGCAAGGCTTTCCGGCTTAAATTTAGGCCGGAGACCCCACCGTTGCACTGTCGCTGCTGATATTAGCGTTGATTTGAATTCTCGAGGTGGCGTCTGCTTTCGGGAGCTGCTCACTTGACTGCTTTCAGTGCAACTGTAATGCTGAATTTCTTGGGAGGGTTTGCTGGCGTGTAGCCGGCGTGAATTCCTTGAATCAGCTTGAGGTAAACTCGTAGCagacaaatgtttttcttctcttttcagggTGAGAATCCTTTCACGGATGacccagaagaaaaagaggagcatgaggaaggagaagggggagtCAGTGGAAATGTAGAGGAAGGAACGGCGGAAGGAGCAGATGAAAACAAGGATGAGGAGGAAAAtccagaagaagaagaaaatccagaagaagaagaaaatccagaggaggaaaatccagaagaagaaaatccagAGGAGGAAAATCTGGAAGAGGACAGCAAGGATCCTGAAGAGAACCCAGAAGGAGCTGAAAATGAGGGGGAGCGAGAAGAAACAGGGACAGAGACAGAAACGGAGGCACGGCCACAAGCACAAACAGAGGTGGAGCCGGACGCAGAGAACGCGGAGGAGCAGacttccctgcctgcagaggaATCGCTCCCtgaggaagaagagcaacagcCAGTAGAAGGCGTGGAGGTagaagatgaggaggaagaaagcgAGGAAGCCGCTGCAGCACAAGAGGATGAGGATGCGGAGTAAACTCTGGAGGGAAGCTGATGTGTAAAAGACCTGAcgtattttgggttttttttttttttaaaaaaaacaaccaaccataACTGTATCTGTGAATTTCATAGCACATCTTTTGAGTTCTCGTTCTACTAAACTCACTTAGGCAGTGGAAGCCTTTACCtgtaaagtgatttttttattttattttgttttaatttttggaaaatagaggaaatttttttttaccaaatcTTTTTAGTAGCTAGGTTTTGTGCGGTCTCTGTTTTTTAGATAGCTTTGTACTAGgagaatttccttttttgagCATGTGTGCAAACCAGTGCTACTCTTTACGATCTGGCAAACGAaacctcttctcttccccttgaATTGAAACTTTTCTATATTTAACAAAGATGTGGTTTGTCCCCTTAGCCTGTCTGTCTGGAAACATCAGAAATTCAGTTCCggggttttaattttctgcattgTACGCCATTAAGGTTCTGCATAACTTCCATGTGACTGTAATATTCCCCCaatgttttattcttccttttaaCGCAGAGCGAAACTAAGTGGTGTCAACATTGTAttgtttgtaaaatgctttcattttaaaggtgAATGTTTTGGTGGGTGGAGATATAAAAGGACTATCCTGATATTATCTGTGACTCTGCCTTAATTTCTGGTGCCCTGGTAAAGCTTGTGAGAGGTTGGAGGCTTAGAACCGGTCTACAAACCCTGTGTCTCCACGCTCTGGTTCGTTATTTGGGTTTGGCTCAGCTTTCCTCTCTTCAGCGCTGCAGATGGAGCCGACTTACTCGCCTGCGGTCGCGGTGAACGCTTGGTCAAAGCTGTCATTGGTCAGTCATCACCTGGAGTATGGATCCTCCTTCCTGAAATGAGGGAGAAATAAGGAAATCAGTTTCAGGGACATGGCAGAGGTTATTCCTGCTACGGAGAGAGGCGGCTGGGAGCTTTCCTGCCGGATGGGTTGATGGATAAGGATGTGCTTAGCCTTGAATTGCCGGCGTGACACTACACCAAGGTGGAGGTTTGTAAGACTGGATTTAAATTTGTATGAAAGAAGTTTCCCCCAGCGATGGGCAGAAAGGGAGATTTAAGCATTAACATAAAGACAAAAGTGCTCCTGACCTCAAACTCTTTCCTCCAGCGCGGGTCCCTGGTGGCAGCGACTTGCCAGATGCTTCAGCCATGCCTGTGAAGTTCTCCGTGAGCTAACGAGATGGAGAGATGGACAAGACGAGCTCCGTGAGAGGGAACATCTCACCTGCTTCGTGCTAGGAAGATTTATTACCCATGAAACTACCAAGTTCCGGTCCTGAAGCGTTTATcccaggcagaggcaggcatGGCCCACTCGCCTTCCCGAGTGGTGAACCCCTGTCCTGCAGACGGCCATTGCAAACCAATCCTGGAAGATTCTTTTCCAAACGTAATTAATACCCTGAGTCACTAAATAGCTCGTCGGCGCTGTAACGAATTTACCTTGTTCCCGCTTGTGCGGGTATGGCTTGATCCCGAGGTCGACCCTGCGAGCTGTTGGGTGTCGAGGGAGTCGGCCGCCGCTTGCTTCCACCTTTTCTGTGGGTTTAATCAGACATCTACCAGTTTGGGGGGTGTTTTAGCATGTTAAGCCTGATCCCCCAGATCTCGCTTTGATGCGTGTTCGAGCTCAGAGCAGCTTAATCACCCTTGAGCGCTGTCAGTGCGCTGCGGGGACGAACCGTGTGCCTTGGAGGATGCTGGTGTGGCGCTGGGGGATAATTGTGAAGGCTGtgaaagaggagaagggggTGCAGGGTTAGAAAGCTGCCTCAGAAGCGTAATCTTCACACGTTTTTGCTTTGAAGGCAGACGGGCGTTCAGCTAGCCACCATCATCTGTTCAAATTTAGCCTGTGCCAAGAAAAAGAGAGTCTCAATTCTGTTGCTTTTTACAGCTGCTGGTTTTTCCTCCGCATTCAGCAGAGCTCTGTGGTGATTTCCAGgtttcctcctgtttttcctctctgtagaAAGTCTCCTATGTAGATTTAATTAGCTGGTCCCATCCTGATGAAAACAACTGGGCCTGGCTTTGTTGAAGTGTTAAGACTGTGTGCTCTGCTTGCCTTTTACTGTGTTTGAGGACTGATGTTTGAATTGGGGTGGAGTTGCAGAAAGCGTTATAGGGAAATACCTTTGATTTAAGGTTTacttaagaaaatgaagattCTTTAATCGCAGTAGGCATCTGTAACCTTAAATATTGGGTCCTGAAAGCGGCAAGATCTCCGTGAGCCAgccattctttttaaaaacagacaaaacccaCCTTTATTTGTAATATAGTGAGTTACACCTTCCTTATACCTGCccctttctgctttatttccttaattCCCCCTTTCTGCTGTCCGTATTTCTCTAACACGCCATTATACTGCCTTGAGAAAGGAATTTTGAGAAGAGGGACCACCCAGGGGTGCAGGTTGTGTGTTAAATATGGAGTTTGGGAGAAGACTCCTCACCTCCTGGGCAGCAGGGTCGGCAGCTCTTCCTGTCCGCTTTCACTCGCTCCAGAAGCGTTGA includes these proteins:
- the AKAP8L gene encoding A-kinase anchor protein 8-like; its protein translation is MSYSGYGDWNSGTNRGYEGYSYGYGYGQDNSGNYGYGMATSNSWEMANSDVDMNPDGSGGGNTDAVIAKMNQRLDMVSHMDADAMQGGHYGSGGDRYDSYESYDSRSSMNDRDMYRSGYDYNESEHDNDNAYEGHYDNFYGNRRDQYQNRARDNFGQRGQNWGRDGRNNRPMASSYPGRMGGQWNEPPQSMGSRGLGPHGSSRLPSLFSHNIIPELSMFQGMRGFSGNMRYGGGMMKQRMRRNWKMWDSDFKPQKKKIKKDPTAKKRKQTNSSDEPDSKAAKTDGSDNSDSDNEEGTEGESGEKEEKEGSRGEGEDEEGKDSEKGALTIQEEISQIKRKLQAGKKTQERQKKRHRDRMVERIQFVCSLCKYRTFYDDEMNSHLESKFHKEHFKFVGTKLPQQTADFLQEYVANKTRKTEERRKAIEDINAVIQQIYRDQDLTQDVGMEHFIKKVEAAHCAACDLFIPMQYGIIQKHLKSLDHNHNRRAMMEQSKKSSLVVARSILNNKLISKKLERYLKGENPFTDDPEEKEEHEEGEGGVSGNVEEGTAEGADENKDEEENPEEEENPEEEENPEEENPEEENPEEENLEEDSKDPEENPEGAENEGEREETGTETETEARPQAQTEVEPDAENAEEQTSLPAEESLPEEEEQQPVEGVEVEDEEEESEEAAAAQEDEDAE